A single window of Sparus aurata chromosome 12, fSpaAur1.1, whole genome shotgun sequence DNA harbors:
- the LOC115593037 gene encoding zinc finger protein OZF-like yields the protein METCVVTCHSPDPKSGTEDVIGPLYKKIDVLVSDITVLSNNSHVAESPDQRGGKHGDSGSAGDGEPKEKKRPHGKKSHCDYAKNSTSSDIQHNTHPDEKSFSCDTCGKTFKFKRQLNSHVITHTGEKPFNCEICGKTFSRKAHLTRHIQIHTDKKPYSCKTCGKTFRDHSNLTVHMRTHTGEKPFNCDICGKTFSRHAHLTRHIETHTDEKPYSCKTCGKTFRHQSSLPLHMRIHTGERPHSCQTCGKTFSESSTLKRHMRIHTGEKPCSCKTCGKTFQLKCQLISHLRTHTDEKPYSCKTCGKTFRYHSNLTAHMRIHTGERPYSCQTCGKPFSESSTLKRHMRVHTGEKPYSCKTCRKSFKSSSELKTHTRIHTGEKPYSCKTCRKSFKSSGELKTHTRIHTGAKPFTCEICWKAFGSRAVLTCHMRIHTFSCKSCGKAFNQTGALTAHMETHTGENP from the exons ATGGAGACCTGTGTGGTCACCTGTCACTCTCCAGACCCCAAATCCGGCACAGAGGATGTGATCGGGCCCCTATACAAGAAGATTGATGTCTTAGTTTCTGACATTACAg tcctctctaacaactctcatgtagctgagagcccagaccagagaggaggaaaacatggagactcaggatcagctggagatggagagccgaaggaaaagaaaagacctcacggaaaaaaaagtcactgtGATTATGCAAAAAACTCTacctcatcagacattcaacataacactcacccaGATGAAAAGTCTTTCAgctgtgacacatgtggaaaaaCTTTTAAGTTTAAGCGCCAGTTGAATTCACACGTGataactcacacaggtgagaagccttttaactgtgaaatttgtgggaagacttttagcCGTAAAGCTCACTTAACACGTCACATTCAAATCCACACAGATAAGAAACCATATTCCTGCAagacatgtgggaagactttcaggGATCATAGTAacttaacagttcacatgagaacccacacaggtgagaagccttttaactgtgacatttgtgggaagacttttagcCGTCATGCTCACTTAACACGTCACATTGAAACCCACACAGATGAGAAACCATACTCCTGCAagacatgtgggaagactttcaggCATCAGAGTTCCTTACCActtcacatgagaatccacacaggtgagaggccaCATTCCTGCCAAACATGTGGAAAAACATTCTCTGAATCATCTACTTTGAAAAGGCatatgagaatccacacaggtgagaagccgtgtTCTTGCAagacatgtgggaagacttttcaGCTTAAGTGCCAATTGATTTCACACCTAAGAACCCACACAGATGAGAAACCATATTCCTGCAAGACATGTGGAAAGACTTTCAGGTATCATAGTAACttaacagctcacatgagaatccacacaggtgagaggccaTATTCCTGCCAAACATGTGGAAAACCATTTTCTGAATCATCTACTTTGAAAAGGCatatgagagtccacacaggtgagaaaccgtattcttgcaagACATGTAGGAAGTCTTTCAAGTCTTCTAGTGAGTTAAAAACGCACAcaagaatccacacaggtgagaagccatatTCTTGCAAGACATGTAGGAAGTCTTTCAAGTCTTCTGGTGAGTTAAAAACGCACAcaagaatccacacaggtgcaAAGccttttacctgtgaaatttgCTGGAAGGCTTTTGGGAGTCGTGCTGTATTAACTtgtcacatgagaatccacacgtTTTCTTGCAAATCATGTGGGAAGGCTTTCAATCAAACTGGTGCCTTAACCGCTCACATGgaaactcacacaggtgagaatcCGTAG